One Brassica napus cultivar Da-Ae chromosome A5, Da-Ae, whole genome shotgun sequence DNA window includes the following coding sequences:
- the LOC111214069 gene encoding uncharacterized protein LOC111214069, producing the protein MAMEVAMDLELDDDVFYADISKQINLLITDEDEQNPISLSSPISFEGLFRENYQASATPYMMYQEQNYNQVRESKGTGVFIPRCSQPRRRQHNHPHQKKQGRFGSITPKQQYPHHVYDNNSTTFNNQESITLHPAASINQRRTYRDAASVFT; encoded by the exons ATGGCCATGGAAGTGGCGATGGACCTTGAGCTTGATGATGATGTCTTCTATGCAGACATAAGCAAGCAAATCAATCTCTTAATCACAGATGAAGATGAACAGAACCCTATCTCACTTTCCTCTCCTATCTCATTCGAG GGTTTGTTCAGAGAAAACTACCAAGCATCAGCAACACCATATATGATGTACCAGGAGCAGAATTACAACCAAGTTAGAGAGAGCAAAGGGACAGGAGTGTTCATCCCAAGATGTTCTCAGCCAAGAAGGAGACAGCATAATCATCCTCATCAGAAGAAGCAAGGGAGATTCGGTTCCATCACCCCCAAGCAACAGTATCCTCATCATGTTTATGACAACAACTCCACAACTTTCAACAACCAAGAAAGCATCACCCTACATCCTGCAGCTTCTATTAACCAAAGAAGAACCTACAGAGATGCAGCATCTGTCTTCACTTAA